The Primulina tabacum isolate GXHZ01 chromosome 7, ASM2559414v2, whole genome shotgun sequence genome includes a window with the following:
- the LOC142551325 gene encoding nuclear transcription factor Y subunit C-3-like, with the protein MTYSTGNHKPTVYPKHISLVMEHQGNELPLVGSSAQMAYGANLYQRNAMTITSSQVPTGSIVSAQTAGLSPSPAQMAQQHLAYQQLHQQQQLQQQLRSFWASQIENLDHITDFKNHSLPLARIKKIMKADEDVRMISAEAPVLFARACELFILELTLCAWNHTEENKRRTLQRNDIAAAITRTDIFDFLIDIVPREDSKDEVLASMSAGPVPVGAPAEGVPYYYMPPSPPVGATGMTVGQPVDPSLYGQHPHPYMAQHMWPQEQALPPTDS; encoded by the exons ATGACATACAG CACAGGGAATCACAAGCCTACAGTTTACCCAAAACATATATCACTTGTAATGGAGCATCAAGGAAATGAGCTACCCCTGGTGGGTAGCTCTGCTCAGATGGCATACGGTGCAAACTTATATCAAAGAAACGCAATGACCATAACCTCTTCCCAGGTACCGACTGGTTCAATTGTGTCTGCTCAAACTGCCGGCCTTTCTCCCTCTCCGGCTCAGATGGCGCAACAACACCTTGCTTACCAGCAACTGCACCAGCAGCAGCAATTGCAACAGCAACTCCGAAGTTTCTGGGCAAGCCAAATTGAAAACCTTGATCACATAACCGATTTTAAAAACCACAGCCTACCATTGGCCAGAATCAAGAAGATAATGAAAGCAGATGAAGATGTTAGAATGATATCAGCTGAAGCACCTGTACTTTTTGCTCGTGCCTGTGAGCTGTTCATCCTAGAGTTGACTTTATGTGCTTGGAACCACACTGAAGAGAACAAAAGGAGAACACTGCAGAGAAATGACATTGCAGCAGCAATTACGAGGACTGACATTTTTGATTTCCTGATTGATATTGTACCAAGGGAGGACTCGAAAGATGAGGTTCTTGCGTCGATGTCCGCAGGACCTGTTCCTGTTGGTGCTCCTGCTGAAGGGGTTCCTTACTATTATATGCCGCCGTCCCCACCAGTTGGTGCTACGGGAATGACAGTGGGGCAGCCTGTAGATCCATCCCTTTATGGTCAACATCCTCATCCTTATATGGCTCAGCATATGTGGCCACAGGAGCAAGCCCTGCCGCCTACAGACTCCTAA